In one window of Hymenobacter nivis DNA:
- the sprA gene encoding cell surface protein SprA, with translation MASLLAWWAQAGPLARRPAHAWPLASSALAVADAARYAPADTVYKPSRRPRVGARDRPGSPLGQQRRESPLVLPLPPNVKLKVAVDDSLRNFDVQEKVGEAIDYRDPSRLTYKEYEQFQQRQAIRNYYRERARGGITGPAVAAGTPQAQRLIPKIDLGPVGDRIFGGRYVDIRPAGAVSIKAGAKFNVNENPALTLRQQRVGDFIFDQSMNINLTGQVGTKLKLAFNYDTKASFDFDNQMKFDYSGQETDIIRKIDLGNVSLPLGNSLVQGGQNLFGAKAQLQFGRLGVTAVAATVRGTADEVRVQNGAQSRQFELKASQYEKDKHFFLSHYFRERYDQALRNLPTIQSGVQVTQLEVYVTNDNRTTASLRNVVALMDIAEPLRFYRQRFLDPSRNATGRTPAENKANLEYAALVSGGAQARNDLTADSYLAGLGLAKNLDYERVRARKLDPNEYTFNAELGYVSLNTTLLPDQALGVSYSYIYNGRTYKVGETVQDYGTVSADQVIFLKLLRATNPGIGTLPTARPDPLVPPGPPTRNTPTWDLMMKNVYSLNTTQLNRDNFQLQIIYKDDVTGVDLISLKEGAKIQNTPLIQVLGLDRVNPNNDRNPDGNFDFFPGVTVNPELGRIIFPSVQPFGDYLRAQFDTTGVTPGANAANERALLQKYVYNELYTQTQSDAQQRQEKDKFYLRGRYQGTTTDEISLPGIGVAQGSVRVFSGSTLLTEGTDYQVFYDQAKVKILNPSYLASANELRITFEKNALVQVQPRRLVGTRFDYRMNRDVTLGGTALYLLENQAPGINRVNIGDEPANNSIVGVDGSIRKDSRVLTKLLDRLPFYSTKEISTFAFSGEFAKLLAGKSQLGSGENGTSYVDDFENARTPYTLGGLTAIPAWRLATTPATISRATDLSVNYQRAKLAWYTVDQTYYTGGPSVPANIAGDLSLSNHYTRGIPRNEVFPNKDLGATGNGYEYTFDMAYFPGERGPYNYTPNIQTDGQHFADNTGANLPENRFGGISRGITFDTDFDNANIEYLEFWMLDPFLPGTNGKVNDSSNPPTNNTSGGRLVINLGNVSEDLLRDSNQHEFENGLPTPDLTDTTGLARRTIWGRVGKVPFLTDAFSAAPGARAVQDVGLDGLNDVAEQALVAQAGSNIAGIYSSFADPAADDFRYHLDGFYDANNVKILGRYKNYNGYEGNSPEGSQATSTAYPDKEDLNRDNVIQDVEQYHEYSIPLGPNGSTTALNVGQNYIIDKVTTPPITGSGGESVTWYQFRIPIRDPNQRIVMNGATSTTDFGYKSIRFIRMYMTGWQQPVVLRLVQPQFVANQWRRYNYPIAQAQSNLPVNITTDARAFSISTVSVEENGQSATPGAIPYVTPPNIIRDTEYGSSAVARVQNEQSLRLSVTGLSDGYAKAAYKNLTVNMLRYKRLRMYLHADSDDPNIKDGDVRGFVRIGTDYTQNYYEYSVPLVVTRAGQTTQSDVWPVANNIDVAFQDFIDAKSLRNKQSPPNYLVPFTVTLPSGATVTVVGNPDFSTVQGCMIGILNPTSADVGAKSVSMWADELRVYDFEQQAGYAANARMNVKLADLATVTATGSFTSIGFGGLQDKVQQRSLDDVLRGDLNAVVAADKLLPAQLHLRVPVLLQVGAERRAPEYDPLDPDTKLRQSLEKFTDANARADYSKKVIDMTTTRSLSLLNVRKERVVAAPPIGGGPAAPPRQPKPWDIENIALSYSIAERQHSDVRTASDYSRSFQAAAAYTFQTTPKNYMPFAQVKVLSNPYLKFLQQVNFTPLPSRFAFRIDLDRRYNERFLQRVVNPGEVPSTFGIPGVYQKSFYINRIYDLSWALTKALTIDYTATNRGVIDEGVGRSIGTSQEALNNRTLIRQNLLTGGRTTNFFQKIAATYRLPLDKFPLTDWLSSDVRYAANYTWQAASTALRSPNPKLLSNGTADPTDTTTVALALGNTIQNNAEISANGRIDLVKLYNKVRFLNIINNAPPPAPRPAPPAPGAPDAAGTRPKPDAAAPRDTTPVLVRAVKAVLRSLMTARSLNFTYARSSGTLLPGYLPGTTAFGLTDYRKSGILAPGIPFVIGKQYDLRDLYDYANRNGWYTGSSEYLNTPFSSLLTENLTLRTTLEPFRDFLIQVDARRQKVQNSEAYYRNQLDTLSLLAARDPAGNKILDPKLAQSLTSGSFSTSTITINTLFNDLSANGEVSKAFARFVDNRGPIQARLQAAADAQNTGLNTPLRAYSYNSQDVLIPAFIDAYHGRSSNSYQAKKFNLFDQLPLPNWNIGYNGLSQLPFFRDYFASFTLNHAYNSSYNVGSYTSSTLYTNNDLDFPNRASATGQYIPYYVIGQVSIVEHLAPLIGVNFQTLNKVTGRVEYRTDRLLSLNTTNAQVTELHTTALVIGFGYVTAGLKLPFRVGGEQRVLKNTLNVKLDLSINDNTTIQRSIVNNVDPANATLLTPASVGTPSSQIVNGARTFQLRPTVDYLLNTRLNLQFYYTQTITTPRVSNAFRNATTEGGLLLRYSLTQ, from the coding sequence ATGGCGTCGTTGCTGGCGTGGTGGGCCCAGGCCGGCCCGCTGGCGCGGCGCCCTGCCCACGCGTGGCCCTTGGCTTCCAGCGCCTTGGCGGTGGCCGATGCCGCTCGCTACGCGCCGGCCGATACCGTGTACAAGCCCAGCCGCCGGCCGCGGGTGGGGGCGCGCGACCGGCCGGGCAGCCCCCTGGGCCAGCAGCGGCGCGAGTCGCCGCTGGTGCTGCCCCTGCCCCCCAACGTGAAGCTGAAGGTGGCCGTGGACGACAGCCTGCGCAACTTCGACGTGCAGGAAAAAGTGGGCGAGGCCATTGACTACCGCGACCCGAGCCGGCTCACGTACAAAGAATACGAACAGTTTCAGCAGCGCCAGGCCATCCGCAACTACTACCGCGAGCGGGCCCGGGGCGGCATCACGGGGCCGGCCGTGGCGGCGGGTACGCCGCAGGCCCAGCGCCTAATTCCGAAGATTGACCTGGGGCCCGTAGGCGACCGGATTTTTGGCGGGCGCTACGTGGATATCCGGCCGGCGGGCGCGGTCAGCATCAAGGCGGGGGCAAAGTTCAACGTGAACGAAAACCCGGCCCTGACCCTGCGCCAGCAGCGGGTGGGCGACTTCATCTTCGACCAGAGCATGAACATCAACCTGACCGGGCAGGTCGGGACGAAGCTCAAACTGGCGTTCAACTACGATACCAAGGCCTCGTTCGACTTCGACAACCAGATGAAGTTCGACTACTCGGGGCAGGAAACCGACATCATCCGCAAAATTGACCTGGGCAACGTGAGCCTGCCGCTGGGCAACTCGCTGGTGCAGGGCGGCCAAAACCTGTTCGGGGCCAAGGCCCAGCTGCAATTTGGGCGGCTGGGCGTGACGGCCGTGGCCGCCACCGTGCGCGGCACCGCCGACGAGGTGCGGGTGCAGAACGGAGCCCAGAGCCGGCAGTTCGAGCTGAAGGCCAGCCAGTACGAGAAGGACAAGCACTTTTTCCTGTCGCACTACTTCCGCGAGCGCTACGACCAGGCCCTGCGCAACCTGCCCACCATCCAGAGCGGCGTGCAGGTGACGCAGCTGGAAGTGTACGTGACCAACGACAACCGCACCACCGCCAGCCTGCGCAACGTGGTGGCCCTGATGGATATTGCCGAGCCGCTGCGCTTCTACCGCCAGCGGTTCCTTGACCCCAGCCGCAACGCCACGGGGCGCACGCCAGCCGAAAACAAGGCCAACCTGGAGTACGCCGCCCTGGTGAGCGGCGGGGCCCAGGCCCGCAACGACCTCACGGCCGACTCGTACCTGGCCGGCCTGGGCCTGGCCAAAAACCTGGATTACGAGCGGGTGCGGGCCCGCAAGCTCGACCCCAACGAGTACACCTTCAACGCCGAGCTGGGCTACGTGTCGCTGAACACGACCCTGCTGCCCGACCAGGCCCTGGGCGTGAGCTACTCCTACATCTACAACGGGCGCACCTACAAGGTGGGCGAAACCGTGCAGGACTACGGCACGGTGAGCGCCGACCAGGTGATTTTCCTCAAGCTGCTGCGCGCCACCAACCCCGGCATCGGCACGCTGCCCACGGCCCGGCCCGACCCGCTGGTGCCCCCGGGGCCCCCCACGCGCAACACGCCGACCTGGGACCTAATGATGAAAAACGTGTATTCGCTGAATACCACGCAGCTCAACCGCGATAATTTCCAGCTCCAGATTATTTACAAAGACGACGTGACGGGCGTCGACCTGATTTCGCTCAAGGAAGGGGCGAAGATTCAGAACACCCCCCTGATTCAGGTGCTGGGCTTGGACCGGGTGAACCCCAACAACGACCGCAACCCGGACGGCAACTTCGACTTTTTCCCGGGCGTCACCGTCAACCCCGAGCTGGGCCGCATCATTTTCCCCAGCGTGCAGCCCTTCGGCGACTACCTGCGGGCGCAGTTCGATACCACCGGCGTGACCCCGGGCGCGAACGCGGCCAACGAGCGCGCGCTGCTCCAGAAATACGTGTACAACGAGCTGTACACCCAAACCCAGAGCGATGCCCAGCAGCGCCAGGAAAAGGACAAGTTTTACCTGCGCGGCCGCTACCAGGGCACCACCACCGACGAGATTAGTCTGCCGGGTATTGGCGTGGCGCAGGGCTCGGTGCGGGTATTTTCGGGCTCGACGCTGCTCACGGAAGGCACCGATTACCAGGTGTTTTACGACCAGGCGAAGGTGAAAATCCTGAACCCGTCGTACCTGGCCTCGGCCAACGAGCTGCGCATCACCTTCGAGAAAAACGCCTTGGTGCAGGTGCAGCCGCGCCGCCTGGTGGGCACGCGCTTCGACTACCGCATGAACCGGGACGTGACGCTGGGCGGCACGGCGTTGTACTTGCTCGAAAACCAGGCCCCCGGCATCAACCGCGTGAACATCGGCGACGAGCCGGCCAACAACAGCATCGTGGGCGTCGATGGCAGCATCCGCAAGGACAGCCGGGTGCTGACCAAGCTGCTCGACCGGCTGCCGTTTTACTCGACCAAGGAGATTTCGACCTTTGCCTTCAGCGGCGAGTTTGCCAAGCTGCTGGCCGGCAAGTCGCAGCTGGGCAGCGGCGAGAACGGCACCAGCTACGTCGACGACTTTGAGAACGCCCGCACGCCCTACACCCTGGGGGGCCTCACGGCCATTCCGGCCTGGCGCCTGGCCACCACGCCGGCCACCATCTCGCGGGCCACCGACCTAAGCGTGAACTACCAGCGCGCCAAGCTAGCTTGGTACACCGTGGACCAGACCTACTACACCGGGGGCCCCAGCGTGCCGGCCAACATCGCCGGCGACTTATCGCTCAGTAACCACTATACCCGCGGCATTCCGCGCAACGAGGTGTTCCCGAACAAGGACCTGGGCGCCACCGGCAACGGCTACGAGTACACCTTCGACATGGCCTACTTCCCCGGCGAGCGGGGGCCCTACAACTACACGCCCAACATCCAGACCGACGGCCAGCACTTCGCCGACAATACCGGGGCCAACCTGCCTGAAAACCGCTTCGGCGGTATTTCGCGGGGCATTACGTTCGACACCGACTTCGACAACGCCAACATCGAATACCTGGAGTTCTGGATGCTGGACCCGTTTCTGCCCGGCACCAACGGTAAGGTGAACGACTCCAGCAACCCGCCCACTAACAATACCAGCGGCGGCCGGCTGGTCATCAACCTCGGCAATGTGAGCGAAGATTTGCTGCGCGACAGCAACCAGCACGAGTTTGAGAACGGCCTGCCCACGCCCGACCTGACGGACACGACCGGCCTGGCCCGGCGCACCATCTGGGGCCGGGTGGGCAAGGTGCCGTTCCTGACCGATGCGTTTTCGGCCGCGCCGGGGGCCCGGGCTGTGCAGGACGTGGGCCTCGATGGGCTGAACGACGTGGCCGAGCAGGCCCTCGTGGCGCAGGCGGGCAGCAATATTGCGGGCATTTACAGCTCGTTTGCCGACCCGGCCGCCGACGACTTCCGCTACCACCTCGACGGCTTTTACGACGCCAACAACGTCAAAATCCTGGGCCGCTACAAGAACTACAACGGCTACGAGGGCAACTCGCCCGAGGGCAGCCAGGCCACGTCCACGGCCTACCCCGATAAGGAGGACCTGAACCGTGACAACGTGATTCAGGACGTGGAGCAGTACCACGAGTACAGCATTCCGCTGGGGCCCAATGGCAGCACCACCGCCCTGAACGTGGGCCAGAACTACATCATCGACAAGGTGACGACGCCGCCCATTACCGGCAGCGGCGGCGAGTCGGTAACGTGGTACCAGTTCCGCATCCCCATCCGCGACCCCAACCAGCGCATTGTAATGAACGGCGCGACCAGCACCACGGATTTCGGCTACAAGTCCATCCGCTTCATCCGCATGTACATGACCGGCTGGCAGCAGCCGGTGGTGCTGCGCCTGGTGCAGCCGCAGTTCGTGGCCAACCAGTGGCGCCGCTACAACTACCCCATCGCGCAGGCCCAGAGCAACTTGCCGGTCAACATCACTACCGACGCGCGGGCCTTCAGCATCTCCACGGTGAGCGTGGAGGAAAACGGGCAGTCGGCCACGCCCGGCGCCATTCCGTACGTGACGCCGCCCAACATCATCCGCGACACCGAGTACGGCAGCTCGGCCGTGGCGCGGGTGCAGAACGAGCAGAGCCTGCGCCTGTCGGTGACGGGCCTCAGCGACGGCTACGCCAAAGCGGCCTACAAAAACCTGACCGTGAACATGCTGCGCTATAAGCGCCTGCGCATGTACCTGCACGCTGACTCCGACGACCCGAACATTAAAGACGGTGACGTGCGCGGTTTCGTGCGCATCGGCACCGACTACACCCAGAACTACTACGAGTACTCAGTGCCGCTGGTGGTGACCCGGGCCGGCCAAACTACGCAGTCCGACGTGTGGCCCGTGGCCAACAATATCGACGTGGCGTTTCAGGACTTCATCGATGCCAAGTCGCTGCGCAACAAGCAGTCGCCGCCCAATTACCTGGTACCCTTCACCGTGACGCTGCCCAGCGGGGCTACCGTGACGGTGGTGGGCAACCCCGACTTTTCGACCGTGCAGGGCTGCATGATTGGCATTCTGAACCCGACCTCGGCCGATGTGGGCGCTAAGAGCGTGAGCATGTGGGCCGATGAGTTGCGGGTGTACGACTTTGAGCAGCAGGCCGGCTACGCCGCCAACGCCCGGATGAACGTGAAGCTGGCCGACCTGGCCACCGTGACGGCCACCGGCAGCTTCACCAGCATCGGCTTCGGCGGCTTGCAGGACAAGGTGCAGCAACGCTCGCTCGACGACGTGCTGCGCGGCGACCTGAACGCCGTGGTGGCCGCCGACAAGCTGCTGCCCGCCCAGCTGCACCTGCGCGTGCCGGTGCTGCTGCAAGTAGGCGCCGAGCGCCGGGCCCCCGAGTACGACCCCCTCGACCCCGACACCAAGCTGCGCCAGAGCCTGGAGAAATTTACCGATGCCAACGCCCGCGCCGATTACAGCAAGAAGGTGATTGACATGACCACCACCCGCAGCCTCTCGCTGCTGAACGTGCGCAAGGAGCGGGTGGTGGCCGCCCCGCCCATCGGCGGGGGCCCCGCCGCGCCGCCGCGCCAGCCCAAGCCCTGGGACATTGAGAACATTGCCCTCAGCTACTCCATCGCCGAGCGCCAGCACTCCGACGTGCGCACCGCCAGCGACTACTCCCGCTCGTTTCAGGCGGCGGCGGCCTACACCTTCCAAACCACGCCCAAAAACTACATGCCCTTCGCTCAGGTAAAGGTCCTGAGCAACCCCTACCTGAAGTTCTTGCAGCAGGTGAACTTCACGCCGCTGCCCTCGCGCTTCGCCTTCCGCATCGACCTGGACCGGCGCTACAACGAGCGGTTTTTGCAGCGCGTGGTGAACCCCGGCGAGGTGCCCAGCACGTTCGGCATCCCCGGCGTGTACCAGAAGTCGTTCTACATCAACCGTATCTACGACCTGAGCTGGGCCCTGACCAAGGCCCTGACCATCGACTACACCGCCACCAACCGCGGCGTGATTGACGAGGGCGTGGGCCGTTCCATCGGCACCAGCCAGGAGGCCCTCAACAACCGCACGCTCATCCGCCAAAACCTGCTGACCGGGGGCCGCACCACCAACTTCTTCCAGAAAATCGCGGCCACCTACCGCCTGCCGCTCGACAAGTTTCCGCTCACCGACTGGCTGAGTTCTGACGTGCGCTACGCGGCCAACTACACCTGGCAGGCGGCCTCCACGGCCCTGCGTTCGCCCAATCCGAAACTTTTATCGAACGGCACCGCCGACCCCACCGACACGACCACCGTGGCCCTGGCGCTGGGCAACACTATCCAGAACAACGCCGAAATCAGCGCCAACGGCCGCATCGATTTGGTAAAGCTCTACAACAAGGTGCGGTTCCTGAATATCATTAACAACGCCCCGCCGCCGGCCCCGCGCCCCGCGCCGCCCGCCCCCGGGGCCCCCGACGCCGCTGGCACCCGCCCTAAGCCCGACGCCGCCGCCCCCCGCGACACCACCCCCGTGCTGGTGCGGGCCGTGAAGGCCGTGCTGCGCTCGCTGATGACGGCCCGCTCGCTCAACTTCACCTACGCCCGCTCCAGCGGCACGCTGCTACCCGGCTACCTGCCCGGCACCACGGCCTTCGGCCTCACCGACTACCGGAAATCCGGTATCTTGGCTCCGGGCATCCCGTTCGTCATCGGCAAGCAGTACGACCTGCGCGACCTCTACGACTACGCCAACCGCAACGGCTGGTACACCGGCAGCAGCGAGTACCTGAACACCCCGTTTAGCAGCCTGCTGACCGAAAACCTGACCCTGCGTACCACCCTGGAGCCGTTCCGCGACTTCCTCATCCAGGTGGATGCGCGCCGGCAGAAGGTACAAAATAGCGAAGCCTACTACCGCAACCAGCTTGATACGCTGAGCCTGCTGGCCGCCCGCGATCCGGCGGGCAACAAGATTCTGGACCCGAAGCTAGCCCAGTCCCTCACGTCGGGCTCGTTCAGTACCAGCACCATCACTATCAACACGCTGTTCAACGACCTGAGCGCCAACGGGGAGGTGTCCAAAGCTTTTGCGCGGTTCGTAGACAACCGTGGCCCCATCCAGGCCCGGCTGCAAGCGGCGGCCGATGCGCAGAACACGGGCCTGAACACGCCGCTGAGGGCCTATAGCTACAACTCGCAAGACGTGCTCATCCCGGCCTTTATCGACGCCTACCACGGCCGGTCGTCGAACAGCTACCAGGCCAAGAAATTCAACCTCTTTGACCAACTGCCCCTGCCCAACTGGAACATTGGCTACAACGGCCTCTCGCAGCTGCCGTTTTTCCGCGACTACTTCGCCTCCTTTACCCTCAACCACGCCTATAATTCGAGCTACAACGTGGGCTCTTACACGTCCTCCACACTCTACACCAACAACGACCTGGACTTCCCTAACCGCGCTAGCGCCACCGGGCAGTACATCCCGTACTACGTCATCGGGCAGGTGAGCATCGTGGAGCACCTGGCCCCGCTGATTGGGGTGAACTTCCAGACCCTGAACAAGGTAACCGGCCGCGTGGAGTACCGCACCGACCGCCTGCTGAGCCTGAACACCACCAACGCCCAGGTGACGGAGCTGCACACCACGGCCCTGGTAATAGGATTCGGCTACGTTACCGCCGGCCTGAAGCTGCCCTTCCGGGTGGGCGGCGAGCAGCGGGTGCTGAAAAACACGCTCAACGTGAAGCTCGACCTGAGCATCAACGACAACACCACCATTCAGCGCAGCATCGTGAATAACGTGGACCCCGCCAACGCCACCCTGCTCACCCCCGCCAGCGTAGGCACGCCCAGCAGCCAGATTGTGAACGGCGCGCGCACGTTCCAGCTGCGCCCCACCGTCGATTACCTGCTCAACACCCGCCTCAACCTCCAGTTCTACTACACCCAAACCATCACCACGCCCCGCGTCAGCAATGCCTTCCGCAACGCCACTACAGAAGGCGGCCTACTGCTGCGCTACAGTCTGACGCAGTGA
- the ruvA gene encoding Holliday junction branch migration protein RuvA translates to MIAYLDGKLAYKDATQAIMDLGGVGYEVRISLATFSKLPAEGAPAKIYTYQHIKEDGQTLYGFLDPAEKALFMLLISVSGIGPGTGIVMVSSMSVGEIREAIVHEDVQTIQSIKGVGPKTAQRVILELKDKLRKDELLAKAGVDTVPLARQHNTQRAEALQALVTLGFARATAEKNLDQIAQKHGPGLTVEEMIKFALKSH, encoded by the coding sequence ATGATTGCTTACCTCGACGGCAAGCTGGCCTACAAAGACGCCACGCAGGCCATCATGGACCTGGGCGGCGTGGGCTACGAAGTCCGGATTTCGCTGGCCACGTTTTCGAAGCTGCCGGCCGAAGGGGCCCCGGCCAAGATTTACACCTACCAGCACATCAAGGAAGACGGCCAAACGCTGTACGGCTTCCTCGACCCGGCCGAAAAGGCGCTGTTCATGCTCCTGATTTCGGTGTCGGGCATCGGGCCGGGTACGGGCATTGTGATGGTGAGCAGTATGAGCGTGGGTGAAATCCGCGAGGCCATCGTGCACGAAGACGTGCAGACCATCCAGAGCATCAAGGGCGTGGGGCCCAAAACGGCCCAGCGCGTCATCCTGGAGCTAAAGGACAAGCTGCGCAAAGACGAGCTGCTGGCCAAGGCCGGCGTGGACACCGTGCCGCTGGCCCGCCAGCACAATACCCAGCGCGCCGAAGCGTTGCAGGCCCTGGTAACCCTGGGCTTTGCCCGGGCTACTGCCGAGAAGAACCTGGACCAAATTGCCCAAAAGCACGGCCCCGGCCTGACGGTGGAGGAAATGATTAAGTTTGCTTTGAAGTCGCACTAG
- a CDS encoding DUF885 domain-containing protein, with product MKKIILRTLAALLLVLIVLVINTIWFKPFFIRAFYERVFAQIAFDSPELLSRLRLVEGVGIQGHNRKLDDASEAETTRQLARLRDDLTTLHRYDTTGMRGQDRLNYRVLDWYMTNAADGAAFRYDNYPVSQMFGVQNEFPGFMANVHQVHNRRDADYYNERLAAVKVKFAQVLEGLKVREQHGVVPPTFVIDKVLAEMSGLVAQPPAQSILYTSFAEKLKKADGLDAAAQTELLAETQRQITGSVYPAYRQLIAYFAALRPRSTTDAGVWKFPDGKAYYAYCLRSNTTTNLSAAQIHAIGLSEVARITAEMRAILQAQKVPGADSVGPTLARLGEEPRFLYPDTDAGRAQILADYQTILTEVDGGLSGAFRTRPKAKLDVRRVPVFKEKTSAGAYYEPGALDGSRPGTFYANLYDVKATPKFGMRTLAYHEGIPGHHFQIGVAQELKGLPTFRTLVPFTAYVEGWALYAERLAAELGFEKDPYDRLGGLRAELFRATRLVVDTGLHDQRWTREQAIRYMRQTTGMAVSDVEAEVERYIVMPGQACAYKMGMLKILELRERAKQQLGPKFDLRDFHDVVLKNGALPLEILEQVVNDYIAAKKVA from the coding sequence ATGAAAAAGATTATCCTCCGCACCCTGGCTGCGCTGTTGCTGGTGCTGATTGTGTTGGTCATCAACACCATTTGGTTCAAGCCCTTTTTCATTCGGGCCTTTTATGAGCGGGTGTTCGCGCAGATTGCCTTCGACTCGCCCGAGTTGTTGTCGCGGCTGCGGCTAGTGGAAGGCGTGGGCATTCAGGGCCACAACCGCAAGCTGGACGATGCCTCGGAGGCCGAAACTACCCGGCAGCTGGCCCGCCTGCGCGACGACCTAACTACCCTGCACCGCTACGACACCACCGGGATGCGCGGCCAGGACCGCCTCAATTACCGGGTGCTTGATTGGTACATGACCAACGCGGCGGACGGTGCGGCTTTCCGCTACGACAATTACCCCGTCAGCCAAATGTTCGGGGTGCAGAACGAGTTTCCCGGCTTCATGGCCAACGTGCACCAGGTGCACAACCGCCGCGATGCCGACTACTACAACGAGCGGCTGGCGGCGGTGAAAGTGAAATTTGCGCAGGTGCTGGAGGGCCTGAAAGTACGGGAGCAGCACGGCGTGGTACCGCCTACGTTCGTCATTGACAAGGTATTAGCCGAGATGTCGGGCCTCGTGGCGCAGCCGCCCGCGCAAAGCATCCTGTACACCTCCTTTGCGGAAAAGCTCAAAAAGGCCGACGGGCTGGATGCGGCGGCCCAAACCGAACTGCTGGCTGAAACCCAGCGTCAGATTACGGGTAGCGTGTACCCGGCCTACCGGCAGCTGATAGCCTACTTCGCGGCCCTGCGCCCGCGCTCTACCACTGACGCGGGGGTGTGGAAATTTCCCGACGGCAAGGCGTACTACGCTTACTGCCTGCGCAGCAACACCACGACCAATCTCAGCGCCGCCCAGATTCACGCCATCGGCCTGAGCGAAGTGGCGCGCATCACGGCCGAAATGCGGGCCATTCTGCAAGCCCAAAAGGTGCCCGGGGCCGACAGCGTGGGCCCCACCCTGGCCCGCCTCGGCGAAGAGCCGCGCTTCCTGTACCCCGACACCGACGCGGGCCGGGCACAGATTCTGGCCGATTACCAAACCATCCTCACCGAAGTAGACGGGGGCCTGAGCGGCGCCTTCCGCACCCGGCCCAAGGCCAAGTTGGACGTGCGCCGCGTGCCGGTGTTCAAGGAAAAAACGTCGGCCGGGGCGTACTACGAGCCGGGGGCCCTCGACGGCTCGCGCCCCGGTACGTTCTACGCCAACCTTTACGATGTGAAGGCCACCCCCAAGTTTGGCATGCGCACGCTGGCCTACCACGAAGGCATTCCGGGCCACCACTTCCAAATCGGTGTGGCGCAGGAGTTGAAGGGGCTGCCTACATTTCGCACCCTGGTGCCCTTCACCGCTTATGTCGAAGGCTGGGCCCTCTACGCCGAGCGGCTGGCTGCGGAGCTGGGCTTTGAGAAAGACCCATATGACCGGCTGGGTGGTCTGCGCGCCGAGCTGTTCCGGGCCACTCGCCTGGTAGTCGACACGGGTCTCCACGACCAGCGCTGGACGCGCGAGCAGGCCATTCGGTACATGCGCCAGACCACGGGCATGGCCGTCTCCGACGTGGAGGCCGAAGTGGAGCGCTACATCGTGATGCCCGGCCAGGCCTGCGCCTACAAAATGGGGATGCTGAAGATTCTGGAGCTGCGCGAGCGCGCCAAGCAGCAGCTGGGGCCCAAATTCGACCTGCGCGACTTCCACGACGTGGTGCTGAAAAACGGGGCCCTGCCGCTGGAAATCCTGGAGCAAGTCGTGAACGACTACATCGCCGCCAAGAAGGTGGCCTGA